TGCAAGAATGTTCGAGGACCCCCACCCCTACATTTACAAATTTTGTCTTATGTATATTTTTTGCTACCATTAGGATAGCTCATTTACCACGTGAAAGACTACTACGACGTTGGTGATAAGCTCTAGTATGCACAATATTTTTACTAGTGAGCATTACAGAGAGCTATATAGAGTAGGTCTAAGAGTTTTCATTACTTGCTTCTCTCTTATCATGTTACCCTCTTCTGTGCCTACTTTCTCAAACTGGTTTGGATGGAATTCAATTCAACGGTGACACACTTTGCCAAGTTAAACCATATCATTATAAATCTTGCTGCAAGAAGTTCCTTCTGGCGAAACGTGAAATGAATTTATGTTTGATGTTTGCTTTAAGAAGAAGAGAACGAATTTATCTCCCAAAtgtaaaaataaaagtaaaaacctGCTTTGTCCAGTAGAGGTTTTTCTACCCTGCTGGGTGGTTCAGTtgcaaatttttctttccttgGGATCTCTAATTCCAATAGCAAGTTAAATATGATTCCAGCCTTGGCATCTCAAGTGAGGAACCACTACAATGACCACTTGATTCATTCACTTCTAGATACTGCATTTGTTGATAGAGGTAGTCTTTCTGAATTCTGGACTAGTTTGGAAAACAGATCACAGGCACAGCCACATGCCTTCAAGACTATTTTGAACATGAAACCCTACCCATGGTCATGCTCTAACAACAACAGAAGATTATCTGGGGACCACGGTTATCCCCAAATCTGTCAGTACTCAGTAGACTAAATACCACACCACACCACACCATCACATGGGAATAAGAAACCTGCATTCATATGCGTTTTCTTTCCTAAGAAATTCCTTCAGCAAAAGGCAGCTGAAATGACAAAAAATGCTATTGGCAATAAGAAACCAGCGCATCAAGGAAAAAATCCGAAAACAATCCAGCGTTTAGCATACTGttgtaacaaataaaaaaaatgaatgcttttgaaaaaaaaatcgattGTTCAGCAGCATTATAAAAAATGAATGCTTAAAAATCCAGCGTtggaaaaaaatcgaaaaataaaTGCTTTCATTGAGAGTTGAACTCAAGACCTCCCGCTTACTAAACGGGTgctctaaccaactgagctatGAAAGCTGCTTGCTAGTTCTTACTGTCCTAACAAACTGACACACCCACTCCGGACTCCAAAAGAAAATAAGATGGGGAACAACTGCTAAATCACACCAAGAACTGACCAATAGTCCATCTATTCCGTATACTTGGAATCATAACTGCACATGCACTCAAACACACAAGAGGTAGAGTGATACTGATACAACATACTATAATATATCTAAAAGCCATTTCTGTGGTTCTACAATTGATTAGATTTGCAACCCATTACAGTGCTTAGTGCTTCTCAGTATCTCCATATCGATTGTCATTTCTCTTTTGGTTCCCAGCTCCTCTAATTTCTGTAAAACCTGGTCCAATCTGTGGTGGTGGCTGCACAAATTGAACATGAGGCTGTGATGAAAGTGGTGTTTGGAAATGCCATATGCTGGAGCTACTGGAGGCCGAGGGACCAGAAAAGCGATGCAACATCTGGGAACTGGTGGTAGCATCTGGTTCTCTCTTAACTACCTTATGTTCAACCTCCAGAGGGCTCAACTGGATCTCGTTCATGTCAATACCTCTTTCTGAAATCCGAATTTTTTCTGCCTCAGTTTGCTTAGAATCAGAACCACCAAATGGAACCTGACCCTGCCAAAAGGTTGTCTGACGATTCACTGCAGGATTATTGGCTGCTCCATAAGGTTCATGGGCAACGCCTTTGTTTTCTGACTCCTCTTTGCCGCTAAGCTGATGATCACTCTCCAAGAGCTCAAATGATTTCTTAGGTTTGCTAACTTCAGGTTGCTTATCTTTATCAGAAAAAAAAGCAATCTCAGATGGGTCAATTCTAGAAGCCGATGAAGAGCGTGCTGTAATTAGAGTGGTTGGGAATGCTTTCTCGGGAGGGATGGCAGGTGTGTAGTTAGGTGGTAGAAGATCGTCCCAGTTTTCCAATAGTTCCTTGTAGACTTTGCGCAGCGTCACCTCGGTTAGTCCCGTGACTTTGCAAATCTCAGCCTGGGTCTTGCGTTTGTCTTCTAGTTGACAGGCCAGATAGATAGCTGCCGCAGATATGCTAATAGGGTTTCTGCGTGTGCAGAAGCATTTGTTGATTACAACCTCGCCAATGTGAGTAGCCAATTCCTGAGAAAGTTTAAGACTATTATAAAACCCCAAAAGAATAGTGATACTGAAATGGTTAAGTGGATCTTTGACAGAGGAAAGCTGGTAATTGTTTCAAATCTTTTGAGAAGTAACTGATTTGTTATATGACTGTTTCAAATGATACCTGAgctgatttgtttagttggagaAGAGTGCAAAACCTAGGCATGTGAACGGATATCGAATTCCTATTAACCGGCTGACTCAGCTGCAAAGCCTCTCCCAATCTCCTTCTGAGGGACATTGGCTGCATTTGATATTTCCTGCAGTGCAAAGAGTGTTCTTCATAACTAAAGAGGCAATCGGCTCAAAACATGGAAGATCATACATGCTACAATCAATAACCACACCCATTAAGACCATGAAATCATTAACCACCACACTAGAGATACAGTTGAAATCGATCTATATTACTATCTGTGTCTCATAAATTCAATGTTTGCTGTACTATAGTCCATACTTTCAAGTAATCCAATGTTAAACGAACCCTAGAAACAAAATTTCCCCCTTTTCCAAAAAAAGAGATACTGTAGTAAGAAAATCCTAAAGTGAGAAAACATACCTGGAGAGTCCTGGGTTCTTGAGCTTCTCTAATGGCTTGAACAAGGGCAGCAGTAGCAAGTGCTTCAACACTTCGATTTCTCAAACAAGTAGCTAAAGAACAATCTCTAAACAATTGAAAAGCATGATCTGATATATCAGCCTAAAATTGAAGAAACATCAATTATTTGAAGATAAGCTCTTAAATTATCAACAACAACACCAGACCCAGAAGTTGAAGAGGAATCAATTGAACGTTCAAGTTCAGCAAGATAACCAGAAAATGAAATAGAAGACCTAGCTGTAATTGGGTTTGGTTCTAAAGACCAAGTTGAGAAAGCAGTAATGAAACCAGTTGGTTCAAATgggtcatcatcttcatcttcctccccCTCCTCTTCTACTTCATTGTTACTGTTGATTTTAGGGTTTGGGGGTTTACTAGCACCCACAATATCTGGAGATGGGATAATTGAAGCAAGATCAGAAGTGACCACACAGAGTGGAGAATCTTGAGCTCTAAGATTGAAAAGATCATGAGCTTGATGTTGTCTTTCTTCTACTATTCTTCCACATGTACAACATTCTGTTACTGAACGCCCTGATGCTGTTGTTGTACACTTCCCTTGCACACCTGAGCAATACGGACACTTCATCTTCTCTATCTGGTTTTCCTCTCTGTAATTCAAAGGATTCAGTGCAGATTACTTGTTTGTACAAAAGCTTCCATGAATAACAAAGAGTATATTTCTCTACCGAGTCTACTCTAAAGTTCTTTTTGCTGTCAACGACAAGTTATAAAAAATGATTATCCCAGCGATAAGATGGACGGCTCAGATGTTTTACTGAACATTTGCAACCCACAACTAGGAAAATGGTGCATTGGCAAACATTTACCCTGTAAATATCTGCATTGGTACCGAACCAAGGCAAAAATCTTATTTGGGTCCACTGCTTTTCTTTTCCATACACATGAATTGGTGGATAAGATTCAGAGCCAAGTAAAAACCTCCTACATTCAACAAAGTTACAGAACAAAAACAACattctctatctctctctgtGTCCAATTTGATCTGTTTATAAATGGCGGCTTCTAGGATGATGATGTTGTCGCAACCGTCACTGGTGCTTCCGTCGTTACGGCGTCAATGCCGTAATAATCCAATAGGATTTAGAAGAGGAATGCAAAATGTACCTCTCAAAGTGGTAGCAATGGCAGAAGAAAGTAGTGCTGGTAATGGGGTTGCTGAGAAAGTAGCTATAGCTGGTGGATTGATTTCGAATCCGGTAATCGGATGGTCTCTATACACACTTAAGACAACAGGGTGTGGTTTACCACCTGGTCCAGGAGGATCAATAGGTGCGCTTGAAGGTGtaagttatttagttattgctggaattgttggttggtctttgtatacaaaatctaaaactggttctggtctTCCGAACGGACCTTTTGGTTTGTTGGGTGCTGTTGAAGGCTTGTCTTACTTAGCTTTACTTGGAGTAATAGTTGTGTTTGGTTTGCAATTCTTGGATCAGGGTTTCATCCCTGGACCAGTTCCTGTTCC
This is a stretch of genomic DNA from Papaver somniferum cultivar HN1 chromosome 1, ASM357369v1, whole genome shotgun sequence. It encodes these proteins:
- the LOC113331148 gene encoding uncharacterized protein LOC113331148 is translated as MAASRMMMLSQPSLVLPSLRRQCRNNPIGFRRGMQNVPLKVVAMAEESSAGNGVAEKVAIAGGLISNPVIGWSLYTLKTTGCGLPPGPGGSIGALEGVSYLVIAGIVGWSLYTKSKTGSGLPNGPFGLLGAVEGLSYLALLGVIVVFGLQFLDQGFIPGPVPVPGDKCFG